One genomic region from Streptomyces sp. NBC_01304 encodes:
- a CDS encoding DMT family transporter, with protein sequence MSTLATTPGTLAPRRAWLTDLPVLLVAVVWGGSYLAAKGITTSHTVIAVLVLRFALVLPVLAVVGWRKLRALGGAQWRGAGLLGLILGGIFLLETYGVVHTSATNAGLIISLTMIFTPLAEAAVTRRAPSRAFLAAAGLSVLGVVLLTQNGGFTSPSPGDLLILLAALARTAHVLAMARIKAVQDADSLSLTTVQLGAAVGVFALLAGAGVGESPWSAAVGFGPREWAGLVFLSVFCTLFAFGVQMWAVRKTSPSRVSLLLGTEPLWAAAVGIAIGGEALGAVGLLGAGLVLVGTTWGRRAADQGGC encoded by the coding sequence GTGTCGACGCTCGCCACCACTCCGGGCACCCTCGCGCCCCGCCGCGCCTGGCTGACCGATCTGCCCGTGCTGCTCGTGGCCGTCGTCTGGGGCGGCAGCTATCTCGCGGCCAAGGGCATCACCACCTCGCACACCGTGATCGCCGTCCTGGTGCTCCGGTTCGCGCTGGTGCTGCCCGTCCTGGCCGTCGTCGGGTGGCGGAAGCTGCGGGCCCTCGGCGGGGCGCAGTGGCGGGGGGCCGGGCTGCTCGGGCTGATCCTCGGCGGGATCTTCCTCCTGGAGACGTACGGCGTCGTGCACACGTCGGCGACCAACGCCGGCCTCATCATCAGCCTCACCATGATCTTCACCCCGCTCGCCGAGGCGGCCGTGACCAGGCGCGCCCCCTCGCGGGCCTTCCTCGCCGCGGCCGGCCTCTCCGTGCTCGGTGTGGTGCTGCTGACGCAGAACGGAGGCTTCACCAGCCCCTCGCCGGGCGATCTGCTGATCCTGCTCGCCGCTCTCGCGCGGACCGCGCATGTGCTGGCCATGGCGCGGATCAAGGCAGTCCAGGACGCCGATTCGCTGTCGCTGACGACGGTCCAACTGGGCGCGGCGGTAGGTGTGTTCGCGCTGCTCGCGGGAGCGGGCGTGGGGGAGTCGCCGTGGTCGGCGGCGGTCGGGTTCGGTCCGCGGGAGTGGGCGGGCCTGGTCTTCCTCTCCGTCTTCTGCACCCTCTTCGCCTTCGGCGTCCAGATGTGGGCCGTACGCAAGACGTCCCCGTCCCGGGTCAGCCTGCTGCTCGGCACGGAGCCGCTGTGGGCGGCGGCCGTCGGCATCGCGATCGGCGGGGAAGCGCTGGGCGCGGTGGGGCTGTTGGGGGCGGGGCTGGTGCTTGTCGGGACGACTTGGGGGCGTCGCGCGGCTGATCAGGGCGGTTGCTAG
- a CDS encoding dihydrofolate reductase family protein translates to MKITLTQFVTLDGVFQAPGAPEEDASSGFPHGGWSVPFGDDDFGAFVTENFERADAFLLGRGTYEIFAGYWPKVSGDIVSDKLNALPKYVASTTLKSADWNNSHLIGAEDLAKDVTALKEQDGRELQLHGSGNLAQSLFQHDLIDTVHLMTFPVVLGSGKRLFAEGGLPTAFKLAQSRTTSTGVVISTYELNGRPEYGSYSLDQ, encoded by the coding sequence ATGAAGATCACCCTCACCCAGTTCGTCACCCTCGACGGCGTCTTCCAGGCGCCCGGCGCCCCCGAGGAGGACGCCAGCAGCGGCTTCCCGCACGGCGGCTGGTCCGTTCCTTTCGGGGACGACGACTTCGGCGCCTTCGTGACCGAGAACTTCGAGCGGGCGGACGCCTTCCTGCTCGGCCGGGGAACGTACGAGATCTTCGCCGGGTACTGGCCCAAGGTCAGCGGCGACATCGTCTCCGACAAGCTCAACGCCCTGCCCAAGTACGTCGCCAGCACCACCCTCAAGTCCGCCGACTGGAACAACTCCCACCTGATCGGCGCCGAGGACCTGGCCAAGGACGTCACCGCGCTCAAGGAGCAGGACGGCCGCGAGTTGCAGCTGCACGGCAGCGGCAATCTCGCCCAGTCGCTGTTCCAGCACGATCTGATCGACACCGTGCATCTGATGACGTTCCCGGTGGTGCTCGGCAGTGGCAAGCGCCTGTTCGCCGAGGGCGGTCTGCCCACGGCGTTCAAGCTCGCCCAGTCGCGCACCACCAGCACGGGCGTGGTCATCAGCACGTACGAACTCAACGGACGCCCCGAGTACGGCAGCTACTCGCTCGACCAGTGA
- a CDS encoding SDR family NAD(P)-dependent oxidoreductase, which translates to MNGMNSKVALVTGGSRGMGAAIALRLAQQGNDVAITYVRGEDAAREVVAKIEAAGQRGLAIQADAADVAAPAAAVERTVAEFGRLDILVNNAGIGVLAPLGDLALADVDRVLDINVRGVFLASQAAAGKLERGGRIITTGSIMAYHVPGPGGTLYAMSKAALIGLTKALARELGGQGITANLVNPGPIDTDMNPADGPYAEPQAAMTALGRFGSADEVASLVAYLASEDASYVTGAEFAVDGGHAA; encoded by the coding sequence ATGAACGGCATGAACAGCAAGGTGGCCCTGGTGACCGGCGGCAGCCGCGGGATGGGGGCGGCGATCGCGCTGCGCCTGGCCCAGCAGGGCAACGATGTGGCGATCACCTATGTGCGGGGCGAGGACGCGGCCCGCGAGGTCGTCGCGAAGATCGAGGCCGCCGGGCAGCGGGGGCTCGCGATCCAGGCCGACGCGGCGGACGTGGCGGCTCCGGCCGCCGCGGTGGAGCGTACGGTCGCGGAGTTCGGGCGCCTGGACATCCTGGTGAACAACGCGGGCATCGGCGTACTCGCCCCGCTGGGCGACCTGGCGCTCGCCGATGTGGACCGGGTCCTCGACATCAATGTCCGCGGGGTGTTCCTGGCCTCGCAGGCGGCGGCCGGCAAGCTGGAGCGCGGGGGCCGGATCATCACCACCGGTTCCATCATGGCGTACCACGTGCCGGGTCCCGGCGGGACGCTGTACGCGATGAGCAAGGCGGCGCTGATCGGCCTGACCAAGGCCCTCGCCAGGGAGTTGGGCGGTCAGGGCATCACCGCGAACCTGGTGAACCCCGGCCCGATCGACACGGACATGAACCCGGCGGACGGCCCCTACGCGGAGCCGCAGGCCGCGATGACGGCGCTCGGCCGGTTCGGCTCGGCCGATGAAGTCGCCTCCCTGGTCGCCTACTTGGCGAGCGAGGACGCGTCGTACGTCACCGGGGCCGAGTTCGCGGTCGACGGCGGGCACGCGGCCTGA